From the Nodularia sp. NIES-3585 genome, one window contains:
- a CDS encoding DUF3146 family protein gives MSAKRLPETTAHVRIIRQSWQLGFLEGEVSAGNFEWHFQWHFRRGELSVKPSQGRALIKEPLGRFLEQQDYQLEPGGDYAFTIRAEL, from the coding sequence GTGAGTGCCAAACGTCTTCCAGAAACTACCGCCCATGTCAGAATTATCCGTCAATCGTGGCAACTCGGCTTTCTTGAGGGTGAAGTAAGTGCGGGTAACTTCGAGTGGCATTTCCAATGGCATTTTCGCCGAGGAGAACTGTCTGTGAAGCCTTCCCAAGGTCGCGCCCTGATCAAAGAACCCCTCGGTCGCTTTTTAGAACAACAGGATTATCAGTTAGAGCCTGGAGGAGATTATGCTTTTACGATTAGGGCTGAACTTTAG
- a CDS encoding pre-16S rRNA-processing nuclease YqgF yields MTFSEFSPTQPVILGFDPGKDKCGLAVMGLDRQLYYHQVVTAQKAIATIETLRQQFPVSLLVMGNQTTSKQWKQQLREALVEQLSIILVDERYSTLEARDRYWQMYPAKGLTKLLPQGMRQPPRPIDDIVALLLIERYLNRLTTNVEG; encoded by the coding sequence ATGACTTTTAGTGAATTTTCACCAACACAACCAGTGATTTTGGGCTTTGATCCCGGTAAAGATAAATGTGGTTTAGCAGTTATGGGATTAGATAGGCAATTGTACTATCACCAAGTGGTGACTGCACAAAAGGCGATCGCGACCATTGAGACACTGCGTCAACAGTTTCCCGTATCCTTGCTAGTCATGGGTAACCAAACCACCTCTAAACAGTGGAAACAGCAACTACGCGAAGCTTTGGTAGAGCAGCTAAGTATAATTTTAGTAGATGAGCGTTACAGCACCTTAGAAGCACGCGATCGCTATTGGCAGATGTATCCAGCCAAAGGGCTAACAAAACTCTTACCACAGGGTATGAGACAGCCACCACGCCCCATAGACGATATAGTTGCCCTCCTCTTAATAGAAAGATACTTAAATCGCCTAACTACGAATGTTGAAGGTTGA
- a CDS encoding DUF3084 domain-containing protein, translated as MTTGYILIAAILILGGVIATVGDRIGTRVGKARLSLFNLRPKKTAVLVTIFTGGLISASTLGILFAADEGLRQGVFELEDIQKDLRNKREQLKVAETEKSQVETELSTAIREQSQAQRDLQVINKSLLAANAKQQATETQLQRTQKQLAEIVNQYQQALTELQSVYNQRETLQGAIEELRAERQRLYAEAKTAIDQRDRQIAQLDGLIKKRNQEIAAREQVIATRESRLKELEIQQNYLEQEVARLEKYYQSYRDLRLGKLALVRNQVLAANVVRVNQASAARQAVTQLLQAANENANIYLTEPGENPTSKELLPITPERVEQLSQQIQDGREYVVRIFSAGNYVRGENQIEFFADAARNQLVFSEDEVLATTTADPRTMSSYQLSQRLDLLISASEFRARNAGIVEGVLREGTHLRFFLQLRQYDQPLEIKAIAREDTYTAGPLRIKLLAIFNGKVIFST; from the coding sequence ATGACCACCGGGTACATCCTCATAGCAGCAATTTTAATTTTGGGGGGCGTAATTGCCACCGTGGGCGATCGCATTGGCACACGAGTTGGCAAAGCACGCCTCTCACTGTTTAACCTTCGTCCGAAAAAGACGGCTGTATTGGTAACTATCTTTACAGGTGGATTAATATCGGCATCAACATTAGGAATCTTATTTGCTGCTGATGAAGGATTGCGCCAAGGGGTATTTGAGCTAGAAGATATTCAAAAAGACCTCAGAAATAAGCGGGAACAGCTAAAAGTTGCGGAAACTGAAAAAAGTCAGGTAGAGACTGAGTTAAGCACAGCTATTCGTGAACAAAGCCAAGCACAGCGAGATTTACAGGTAATTAATAAGTCCTTGTTAGCAGCTAACGCTAAACAACAAGCAACAGAAACTCAACTTCAACGGACTCAAAAGCAATTAGCTGAAATAGTCAATCAGTATCAACAAGCCTTAACTGAACTGCAAAGTGTTTACAATCAAAGAGAGACATTGCAGGGGGCTATTGAAGAACTGAGGGCAGAACGACAAAGACTTTATGCGGAAGCGAAAACAGCTATTGACCAGCGCGATCGCCAAATTGCCCAACTGGATGGATTGATCAAAAAACGCAATCAAGAAATTGCTGCGCGAGAGCAAGTCATAGCCACAAGGGAATCTCGCCTGAAAGAATTGGAAATCCAACAGAATTATTTAGAGCAAGAAGTGGCAAGGCTGGAAAAATATTATCAGTCATACCGTGACTTACGTCTAGGTAAGCTGGCACTGGTTCGCAATCAAGTTTTGGCTGCGAACGTGGTGCGTGTAAATCAAGCCAGTGCAGCGCGTCAAGCAGTAACGCAACTTTTGCAAGCAGCTAACGAGAATGCCAATATATATTTAACTGAACCGGGGGAAAATCCTACAAGTAAAGAGCTACTCCCCATTACCCCCGAAAGAGTAGAACAACTCAGCCAGCAGATTCAAGATGGTCGAGAGTACGTTGTGCGAATCTTTTCTGCTGGTAATTACGTTAGGGGAGAAAACCAGATCGAATTTTTTGCCGATGCAGCCCGAAATCAACTGGTGTTTTCCGAAGACGAGGTACTAGCTACAACTACTGCTGATCCCAGAACGATGTCATCCTATCAGCTATCGCAAAGACTTGATTTGCTGATTTCTGCTTCGGAATTTCGAGCGCGTAATGCCGGAATTGTCGAAGGTGTGTTAAGAGAAGGGACTCATTTACGCTTTTTTTTACAATTAAGACAGTATGATCAACCGTTAGAAATCAAAGCGATCGCTAGAGAGGACACTTATACAGCAGGCCCTTTAAGAATCAAGCTATTGGCCATTTTCAACGGCAAAGTTATTTTTAGCACCTAG
- the ntcA gene encoding global nitrogen regulator NtcA yields MIVTQDKALANVFRQMATGAFPPVVETFERNKTIFFPGDPAERVYFLLKGAVKLSRVYEAGEEITVALLRENSVFGVLSLLTGNKSDRFYHAVAFTPVELLSAPIEQVEQAFKENPELSMLMLRGLSSRILQTEMMIETLAHRDMGSRLVSFLLILCRDFGVPCTDGITIDLKLSHQAIAEAIGSTRVTVTRLLGDLREKEMISIHKKKITVHKPVTLSRQFT; encoded by the coding sequence ATGATCGTGACACAAGATAAAGCCCTAGCAAATGTATTTCGTCAGATGGCGACCGGAGCTTTTCCTCCAGTTGTAGAAACATTTGAACGCAATAAAACAATATTTTTTCCCGGCGATCCTGCTGAACGAGTTTATTTTCTTTTGAAGGGTGCGGTGAAACTTTCCAGGGTGTATGAGGCGGGAGAGGAAATAACGGTAGCACTGCTGCGGGAAAATAGTGTTTTTGGTGTGTTGTCATTACTGACAGGAAATAAGTCCGATAGATTTTACCACGCGGTGGCATTTACACCTGTAGAGTTGCTGTCAGCGCCAATTGAACAGGTCGAGCAAGCCTTTAAGGAGAATCCAGAATTATCAATGTTGATGCTGCGAGGCTTATCTTCGCGGATTCTACAAACAGAGATGATGATTGAAACCCTGGCTCACCGTGATATGGGTTCGCGATTGGTGAGTTTTCTGTTAATTCTTTGTCGTGATTTTGGGGTTCCTTGTACAGATGGGATTACGATTGATTTGAAGCTATCTCATCAGGCGATCGCAGAAGCAATTGGTTCTACTCGTGTAACCGTAACTAGGTTACTAGGAGATTTGCGTGAGAAAGAGATGATTTCTATCCACAAAAAGAAAATTACTGTGCATAAACCTGTGACGTTAAGTAGGCAGTTCACTTAA
- the fabI gene encoding enoyl-ACP reductase FabI, giving the protein MLNLTGKNALVTGIANNRSIAWGIAQQLHKAGANLGITYLPDERGKMEKKVAELVEPLNPSLFVPCNVQDDAQIESTFAAVREQWGKLDILIHCLAFANRDDLTGGFSETSRSGFNTALEISTYSLVQLSGAAKPLMTEGGSIITLTYLGGVRAVPNYNVMGVAKAGLEASVRYLAAELGPQNIRVNAISAGPIRTLASSAVGGILDMIHHVEEVAPLRRTVTQQEVGNTAAFLSSDLASGITGQVLYVDAGYEIMGM; this is encoded by the coding sequence ATGCTGAATCTGACTGGAAAAAATGCCTTAGTTACAGGAATTGCCAACAACCGCTCCATAGCCTGGGGAATTGCTCAACAACTGCACAAAGCTGGAGCTAACTTAGGTATTACCTACTTGCCAGATGAGCGAGGTAAAATGGAGAAAAAAGTTGCAGAATTGGTAGAACCGCTCAACCCCAGCTTATTTGTTCCCTGCAATGTCCAAGATGACGCACAGATTGAATCTACCTTTGCAGCCGTCCGGGAGCAATGGGGAAAATTGGATATTCTCATTCACTGTTTAGCCTTTGCGAACCGAGACGATTTGACCGGTGGTTTTAGCGAAACTTCACGTTCTGGTTTCAACACCGCGTTAGAAATCAGCACCTACTCCCTAGTACAGTTAAGCGGTGCAGCCAAACCCCTAATGACAGAAGGAGGTAGCATCATCACCCTGACATATTTAGGCGGCGTGAGGGCAGTTCCTAACTACAACGTCATGGGAGTGGCTAAAGCGGGTTTAGAAGCTAGTGTACGTTATTTAGCTGCTGAACTCGGTCCGCAAAACATTCGGGTCAATGCCATTTCCGCCGGACCGATACGCACATTAGCCTCTTCGGCAGTAGGCGGAATTTTAGATATGATTCACCATGTAGAAGAGGTAGCTCCCCTGCGACGCACTGTAACGCAGCAAGAAGTAGGCAATACTGCTGCTTTCTTGTCTAGCGATTTAGCTAGTGGCATTACAGGGCAAGTTTTGTATGTAGATGCAGGGTATGAAATCATGGGAATGTAG
- the hisB gene encoding imidazoleglycerol-phosphate dehydratase HisB yields the protein MQTSDTFGQDSVQRLNSTHTARTASVHRTTGETDIKVTINLDGTGICTAATGIPFLDHMLHQISSHGLIDLNVQAQGDWEIDDHHTNEDVGITLGQAFSQALGDRKGIVRFGNFLAPLDEALVQVALDFSGRPHLSYGLKIPTQRVGTYDTQLVREFFVALINHSQMTLHIRQLDGINSHHIIEATFKAFARATRMAVEIDPRRAGTIPSSKGIL from the coding sequence ATGCAAACAAGCGATACCTTCGGTCAGGACTCCGTCCAACGCCTGAATTCAACTCACACTGCTCGTACTGCCTCTGTTCATCGCACCACTGGTGAAACTGATATAAAAGTTACAATCAACTTGGATGGTACAGGCATCTGCACAGCAGCAACTGGGATTCCTTTTTTGGATCATATGTTGCATCAAATTTCTTCCCACGGTCTGATTGATTTAAATGTCCAAGCCCAAGGAGACTGGGAAATTGACGACCACCACACCAATGAAGATGTAGGTATTACTTTAGGACAAGCTTTCAGTCAAGCCCTGGGTGACAGAAAAGGTATTGTTCGTTTTGGGAATTTTCTCGCACCATTGGATGAAGCTTTAGTGCAAGTGGCGCTGGACTTTTCTGGAAGACCTCATCTCAGCTATGGTTTGAAAATCCCTACCCAGCGAGTAGGAACCTATGACACCCAGCTAGTCAGGGAATTTTTTGTAGCTTTGATTAACCATAGCCAAATGACATTGCATATTCGTCAATTGGATGGTATAAACTCCCATCATATTATTGAGGCCACGTTTAAAGCTTTTGCTAGAGCAACTCGAATGGCTGTAGAAATTGACCCCCGTCGTGCTGGTACAATTCCCAGTTCTAAGGGTATCCTATAG
- a CDS encoding ABC transporter ATP-binding protein translates to MKSGVDISDNRLKTIDNPPVVLTTDLRKVYRTGFWLDQKVVSLKSCSIQVYKGETFGLLGPNGAGKTTLLKLLLGIIRPTSGKGLLLGKPLGDRHTKQFIGYLPENPYLYEYLTGWEFLQLAAGLFQIPQSLQRERIPQLLEVVGLSLADARKKPMRRYSKGMLQRVGMAQALINDPELIFLDEPMSGLDPIGRYQMREIILSLKAAGKTIFFNSHVLSEVEQICDRVGILSQGQVICSGSLDELLGNDQAYYIKGRGGDCEVLKQWIPSLAFEYDGSWQGILQENYYDFLASLRLMRGQIISLNLSRHSLEDFFMQQLQQNKSVV, encoded by the coding sequence ATGAAATCTGGTGTAGACATCTCTGATAATCGACTGAAGACTATTGATAATCCCCCAGTAGTCCTAACTACTGATTTGCGAAAAGTTTATCGCACGGGTTTTTGGCTGGATCAAAAAGTGGTATCTCTCAAAAGCTGTTCCATTCAGGTCTACAAAGGCGAAACCTTTGGGTTGTTAGGGCCAAATGGTGCTGGTAAAACTACCTTGTTAAAACTCTTGTTGGGAATTATCCGCCCCACTTCGGGAAAGGGTTTATTATTGGGCAAGCCATTAGGCGATCGCCATACTAAGCAATTTATTGGCTACCTCCCAGAAAATCCCTATTTATATGAATATCTCACGGGCTGGGAATTTCTCCAGCTAGCTGCGGGTTTATTCCAGATTCCCCAAAGCTTGCAACGTGAACGCATTCCCCAACTGCTAGAAGTAGTGGGTTTATCTCTAGCCGATGCTCGGAAAAAGCCGATGCGGCGCTATTCTAAAGGAATGTTACAGCGTGTGGGTATGGCACAGGCACTGATTAATGATCCTGAATTGATATTTCTCGATGAACCAATGTCTGGTTTAGATCCCATAGGACGCTACCAAATGCGGGAAATTATTCTATCGCTCAAAGCCGCAGGTAAAACCATTTTCTTCAATAGTCATGTTTTGAGTGAAGTTGAACAAATTTGCGATCGCGTCGGTATCTTATCTCAAGGTCAAGTAATTTGTTCTGGTTCTCTGGATGAACTATTAGGCAATGACCAAGCATACTATATTAAAGGTCGAGGTGGTGACTGCGAAGTTCTCAAACAATGGATACCTAGTCTAGCTTTTGAGTACGATGGTTCTTGGCAGGGCATACTACAAGAAAATTACTATGATTTTCTTGCTAGTCTCCGTTTGATGAGAGGACAAATAATTTCTCTGAACTTATCTCGTCATTCCCTAGAAGATTTTTTTATGCAACAGTTACAACAAAATAAATCTGTGGTTTAA
- a CDS encoding polysaccharide biosynthesis/export family protein, with product MFNTGLLKFLTQPFLGAALLTAVNVAAPSASLAQGQLVSQTTPQTFPGLESGSSDTPRILPTQQQASPAIPIDTNYTLGGGDRIRVNVFEVPEYTGEYQVPPGGAINLPLIGSVTVQGLTTEQAADEIARRYARFLKRPLISVNLLASRPINILVAGEVTRPGSYTLSLQGGGGDNPAVQYPTVLAALTTAQGVTLAADVTQVQLRRKIGLSSEQVVNLNLKELIQTGRIDQDITLRDGDTIVVPTATTFNVAEARNLFSANFAASPTTPRTVAVIGEVNRPGSYLVGAGGGGQTGGGGGANTGGIPTVMRALQLAGGITSQADVRNLKLRRPTRTGSEQSIDIDLWQLLQTGDVNQDIIVQDGDTIIIPTATEVNTAEATQLATTTLSPATIQVGVVGEVKNPGQVDIKPNSSLNQALLAAGGFNDARARTTTVDLVRLNPNGSVTKREVKVNFSEGINEETNPILRNNDVVVVNRSGLARTGDTVGTITGPLGFIVNFFRLFGGF from the coding sequence ATGTTTAACACAGGTTTGCTAAAATTCCTCACCCAGCCATTTTTGGGTGCGGCTTTATTAACGGCTGTCAATGTTGCTGCGCCGTCTGCCAGCCTAGCTCAGGGACAACTAGTATCACAAACAACGCCACAAACTTTTCCCGGCTTAGAATCGGGATCATCGGATACACCACGAATACTGCCAACACAACAACAAGCATCACCAGCCATACCAATAGATACTAACTATACATTAGGTGGTGGCGATCGCATTCGTGTAAACGTATTTGAAGTTCCAGAATATACTGGCGAATACCAAGTACCTCCAGGTGGAGCCATCAACTTACCTTTAATCGGCAGTGTAACCGTTCAAGGTCTAACAACCGAACAGGCTGCTGATGAAATTGCCAGAAGGTATGCTCGCTTTCTCAAACGTCCCCTGATTTCAGTTAACTTGTTAGCATCTCGTCCAATCAATATTTTGGTTGCTGGAGAAGTCACACGTCCAGGGTCTTATACTCTGAGCTTACAAGGAGGCGGGGGTGATAATCCCGCCGTACAATACCCAACTGTATTAGCTGCATTAACCACAGCCCAGGGTGTCACCTTGGCGGCAGATGTAACTCAAGTGCAATTGAGACGTAAGATAGGACTTTCCTCTGAGCAAGTTGTGAATCTGAATTTAAAAGAACTGATCCAGACAGGTCGAATAGATCAGGATATTACCTTAAGGGATGGCGACACAATTGTTGTGCCAACTGCAACTACTTTTAATGTCGCAGAAGCGCGTAATCTTTTTTCAGCTAACTTTGCTGCTAGCCCCACCACACCCCGCACTGTAGCTGTGATTGGAGAAGTGAATCGTCCCGGTTCATACCTAGTCGGAGCAGGTGGCGGCGGACAAACTGGAGGTGGTGGTGGAGCTAACACAGGTGGTATCCCAACGGTGATGAGAGCGCTGCAATTAGCTGGGGGAATTACATCACAAGCTGACGTTCGTAATCTCAAGCTGCGCCGACCCACAAGAACTGGTTCAGAACAAAGTATAGACATCGACCTCTGGCAATTATTGCAGACTGGTGATGTGAATCAAGACATTATTGTGCAAGATGGCGATACGATTATCATTCCGACTGCCACTGAGGTCAACACCGCAGAAGCTACTCAATTAGCTACCACCACTTTGTCGCCTGCAACAATTCAAGTTGGTGTGGTAGGCGAAGTCAAAAATCCGGGACAAGTGGATATCAAGCCCAATAGCTCCTTAAATCAGGCATTGTTGGCTGCGGGTGGATTCAACGATGCTAGAGCTAGAACAACTACTGTGGATTTAGTTCGCCTTAACCCTAATGGTTCTGTGACGAAGCGGGAAGTAAAAGTGAATTTTTCTGAAGGAATTAACGAAGAGACTAATCCCATACTCCGGAATAATGATGTTGTCGTCGTTAACCGTTCTGGTTTAGCCAGGACTGGTGATACTGTCGGTACGATAACAGGTCCTCTAGGGTTTATAGTTAACTTTTTTAGGCTTTTCGGTGGATTCTAA
- a CDS encoding alpha/beta hydrolase codes for MHSWLGKNRPQTSFLQGLLCSLTLMLGWGVGIPATTAAETVTIRLGPFQQSLAIADLEKFAKTGKLPEQLQLFSFVLTPQVGELLNRRLQLDPAFADKFLDELVRSPQGRQLVTSLRTAIPDSTIEGIQSTLYLSLRQVNGLNAIGFLRAYPQKNVTVDATQALQIALKFNANNLQSHALGVLLQRELLVKNHIEFQGNFDPAATGKNTVEQQTLTLQDRQRNRSIPVDIYWSQSQAPAPLVVISHGFGANRRFFSYLARHLASHGITVAAIEHPGSNSVAINNASNQMNLAQLLPASEFIERPKDVSFLLNELEKLNTQSGQLQGKLNTEQVNVIGHSLGGYTALALVGGEVDLKELREFCKTSLSFGESPGDWLQCAAASLKENQPSLQDQRVKSAIALNPLVGKLFGTNGLTKITKPVLILAGTEDALTPPLTHQIRPFNQLRGSKYLLTAIGATHLSITDPEYQVSAAAAIVTEKRGEETNSLRQLIRGVTLAFIKQDTPEAQIYQPFLTPAYAQSLSTAELPLRFNSDLPGNIKPWLSLVMK; via the coding sequence ATGCACTCTTGGCTTGGCAAAAATCGACCTCAGACATCCTTCTTACAGGGATTACTGTGCAGCTTAACCTTGATGCTGGGTTGGGGTGTGGGCATTCCTGCTACTACAGCAGCCGAAACAGTTACCATTCGTTTGGGGCCATTTCAGCAGTCCTTAGCGATCGCTGACTTAGAAAAATTTGCCAAAACAGGGAAACTACCAGAGCAACTCCAACTTTTTAGCTTTGTCTTAACGCCCCAAGTAGGGGAATTATTGAATCGAAGGTTACAACTAGACCCGGCTTTTGCGGATAAATTCCTGGATGAGTTAGTGCGATCGCCACAAGGTAGACAGTTAGTTACCTCTTTGAGAACAGCAATACCAGACAGTACCATAGAAGGAATCCAATCAACGCTCTACCTCTCTCTACGCCAAGTCAACGGTTTAAATGCAATTGGTTTTTTGCGCGCCTATCCTCAGAAAAATGTGACTGTAGATGCAACTCAAGCACTGCAAATCGCCTTAAAGTTTAACGCCAACAACTTGCAAAGCCATGCTCTGGGGGTTTTGCTACAACGAGAATTATTAGTCAAAAATCATATCGAATTTCAGGGTAACTTTGACCCAGCAGCTACAGGAAAAAACACAGTTGAGCAACAGACACTCACCCTCCAAGATAGACAAAGAAATCGCAGCATTCCTGTAGACATTTATTGGAGTCAAAGTCAAGCCCCAGCACCACTGGTAGTAATTTCCCACGGCTTTGGAGCCAATCGGCGATTTTTTAGCTATTTAGCGCGTCATCTAGCTTCTCATGGAATTACAGTTGCAGCAATTGAACATCCTGGTAGTAACTCTGTAGCCATTAATAATGCTTCAAATCAAATGAATTTGGCGCAACTACTACCAGCTAGTGAATTTATTGAGCGACCAAAAGATGTCAGCTTTTTGCTCAACGAACTAGAAAAACTCAATACTCAATCAGGACAACTTCAAGGAAAACTGAATACAGAGCAGGTAAATGTGATTGGTCACTCTTTAGGCGGCTATACGGCTTTAGCGTTAGTGGGTGGAGAGGTAGATTTAAAAGAATTGCGAGAGTTCTGTAAGACTTCTCTTTCCTTTGGCGAATCACCCGGCGATTGGTTACAGTGTGCAGCCGCTAGTTTAAAAGAGAATCAACCAAGTTTGCAAGATCAGCGAGTTAAGAGTGCGATCGCTCTCAACCCGCTTGTTGGTAAACTCTTTGGTACAAACGGTTTGACTAAAATTACCAAACCTGTATTAATTCTAGCGGGAACTGAAGATGCACTCACCCCACCCTTAACGCATCAAATCAGACCTTTTAACCAACTGCGGGGTTCTAAGTATCTGTTAACAGCCATTGGTGCTACTCATTTGAGTATTACCGATCCAGAATATCAGGTGAGTGCAGCAGCTGCAATCGTCACAGAAAAGCGAGGGGAAGAAACCAACTCCTTACGCCAGTTGATTCGTGGTGTCACCTTAGCATTTATCAAACAAGACACACCAGAAGCCCAAATTTACCAACCATTTCTCACACCAGCTTACGCCCAATCTCTGTCTACAGCAGAACTACCTCTACGTTTCAATTCTGATTTACCAGGAAACATCAAACCTTGGCTCAGTTTAGTCATGAAGTGA
- a CDS encoding SPFH domain-containing protein: MEPIIAIVLALIGYALGSAKLINQGNEALVERLGRYHRKLSPGLNFIVPLVDQIVMEDTTREQFLDIKPQNVITRDNIYLEVDAVLFWRIRDIVKSFYEIDDLQGSLNQLATTTLREIIAQNTVEETNVSRAEMDTAILNQLNQTTEEWGVQILRLDIQSITPPESVRKSMEEERAAEIKKRALAFEAEGERDAAIKRADGTKTSMQIIAEALRSHPESREILRYLVAQDYVVASQRLGESNNAKIVFLDPSKTNEVYNQLIADSIAQDGNGKISENGK; the protein is encoded by the coding sequence ATGGAGCCAATTATTGCCATAGTCTTAGCCCTTATAGGTTATGCTCTAGGATCTGCAAAACTGATTAACCAAGGTAACGAAGCCCTAGTGGAACGCTTAGGGCGGTATCATCGCAAACTTTCCCCAGGACTCAACTTTATTGTTCCTTTGGTTGATCAGATTGTCATGGAGGATACAACGCGCGAACAGTTTTTAGACATCAAACCTCAAAATGTCATTACCAGAGATAATATTTATCTCGAAGTTGACGCTGTTCTATTTTGGCGCATCAGAGATATAGTCAAAAGTTTTTACGAAATTGACGACCTCCAAGGGTCTCTCAATCAACTAGCTACAACCACACTCCGGGAAATTATCGCCCAAAACACTGTCGAAGAAACTAACGTCTCCCGTGCTGAAATGGACACAGCCATTTTAAATCAGTTGAACCAAACAACAGAAGAGTGGGGTGTTCAGATTCTCCGGTTGGATATTCAGAGCATTACACCTCCTGAGAGTGTGCGAAAGTCAATGGAAGAGGAACGAGCTGCGGAAATCAAGAAACGGGCGCTGGCTTTTGAAGCAGAAGGGGAACGTGACGCTGCTATTAAGAGAGCGGACGGAACTAAAACTTCAATGCAGATAATTGCCGAAGCCTTACGTTCTCATCCTGAAAGCCGGGAAATTCTCCGGTATCTCGTAGCTCAAGATTATGTCGTGGCTAGCCAAAGACTTGGTGAAAGTAATAATGCCAAAATTGTCTTTTTAGATCCTAGTAAAACCAATGAAGTCTATAACCAGTTAATTGCTGACTCTATCGCTCAAGACGGTAATGGCAAAATCTCTGAAAACGGTAAGTAA
- the folP gene encoding dihydropteroate synthase, with protein MSNKLIIRDCCFVWGQRTYLMGVLNITPDSFSDGGVFNNSTAALAQAQAMVAAGADIIDVGGQSTRPGAEQITLAEELDRVLPILQILRQAIAVPISVDTTRASVARASIEAGADIINDISGGTFDLEMLPTVANLDVPIVLMHIQGTPQTMQQMTNYQDLMAEISSFLANQIVAATAVGINQNKIIIDPGIGFAKNYEQNLEIFRQLRSLKALNCPILVGASRKSFIGRILNQPDPKARVWGTAAACCAAIAQGADILRVHDVQEMHDVSLVADALLRKSV; from the coding sequence ATGTCCAATAAGTTAATAATTCGAGACTGCTGTTTTGTGTGGGGACAGCGAACTTACCTCATGGGTGTTTTAAATATCACACCAGATAGCTTTAGTGATGGTGGCGTGTTTAATAATAGCACTGCGGCTCTAGCACAGGCACAAGCAATGGTAGCTGCTGGTGCTGACATCATCGATGTGGGGGGTCAATCGACTCGACCAGGAGCAGAGCAAATCACTTTGGCAGAGGAACTGGATCGGGTACTGCCGATATTGCAGATTTTACGACAAGCGATCGCAGTACCAATCTCCGTAGATACTACTAGAGCTTCTGTAGCTAGAGCATCTATAGAAGCTGGAGCAGATATAATTAATGATATCTCTGGTGGCACATTTGACTTAGAAATGCTCCCAACAGTAGCAAATTTAGATGTGCCGATTGTCTTGATGCACATTCAAGGAACGCCGCAGACGATGCAGCAAATGACTAATTATCAGGATTTAATGGCAGAGATTTCTAGTTTTTTAGCCAACCAAATAGTAGCAGCAACTGCTGTAGGCATTAATCAGAATAAAATCATTATTGATCCGGGGATTGGTTTTGCGAAAAACTATGAGCAGAATTTAGAAATTTTTCGCCAATTGCGTTCATTGAAAGCGCTAAATTGTCCTATTTTAGTAGGAGCATCCCGCAAAAGTTTTATTGGTCGCATCTTAAACCAACCAGATCCAAAAGCACGGGTCTGGGGAACAGCAGCAGCTTGTTGTGCAGCTATTGCTCAGGGCGCTGATATCCTCCGAGTTCACGATGTTCAAGAAATGCATGATGTTTCACTGGTAGCTGATGCACTATTGCGAAAATCAGTTTAA